From the Nodularia sp. NIES-3585 genome, one window contains:
- a CDS encoding DUF1995 family protein has translation MPELPKTLEEAIAQSRIATQAALADGYNRLQVDFLFPEIKLMPVAEQFLPLFAEYDSRLKIFFADAGGAALANRDWLGTPFKILDIGTGRAASLQSKIQPEDEIFLFIAPTSVEVPQVEKLCENIGDRPFVMLNPRLEDSGVVGIGYTARKTRERFISTIESCYYLRPVDDTTAVFRCYPGLWEVWVETNGDYQKVAELPKRPTGDELDLIVIQGQPQTGTDAAPAKKPSVFKSLQRFFKALSS, from the coding sequence ATGCCTGAACTTCCCAAAACTCTTGAAGAAGCGATCGCCCAATCTCGCATAGCTACCCAAGCAGCCCTTGCAGATGGCTATAATCGCTTACAAGTTGATTTTTTGTTCCCAGAAATCAAACTGATGCCTGTGGCGGAACAATTTTTGCCTCTGTTTGCAGAATACGATTCCCGCCTGAAAATTTTCTTTGCTGATGCTGGTGGTGCAGCCCTAGCTAACCGTGATTGGTTAGGTACACCATTTAAAATCTTGGATATCGGTACAGGTAGGGCGGCCTCCCTACAGTCGAAAATTCAGCCAGAGGATGAAATTTTCTTATTTATTGCCCCGACTTCTGTAGAAGTTCCCCAAGTGGAAAAGCTATGTGAAAATATAGGCGATCGCCCTTTCGTGATGTTAAATCCTCGCCTGGAAGATTCTGGTGTTGTCGGAATTGGTTATACAGCCAGGAAAACCCGCGAGCGTTTTATTAGTACCATTGAATCTTGTTACTACTTGCGTCCTGTCGATGATACAACTGCTGTATTTCGCTGCTATCCCGGATTATGGGAAGTATGGGTAGAAACAAACGGCGACTATCAAAAAGTTGCCGAATTACCCAAAAGGCCAACGGGCGATGAGTTGGATCTAATTGTCATCCAAGGACAACCACAAACCGGGACAGATGCTGCACCTGCGAAAAAGCCCAGTGTGTTCAAGAGTTTGCAACGGTTTTTCAAAGCCTTAAGTAGCTAA
- a CDS encoding sugar transferase, which produces MYHTSIRNVLPRTHKAWELGFTPHSSVQSKFKRTVDILGSLVGLLILAIVFVPIAIAIKIDDPGPIFFTQERYGLQGNPFRILKFRSMVNHAEQIKYLVNNEADGLIFKNQNDFRVTKVGRWLRSTSLDELPQFWNVLVGEMSLVGTRPPTYDEVIKYTPYHWQRLNVKPGLTGEWQVNGRSQVKDFEQIVDLDLQYQKNWHPLYDLMLIGKTFSVIFRRIGAC; this is translated from the coding sequence ATGTACCACACATCCATAAGAAACGTTTTGCCACGTACTCATAAAGCTTGGGAGTTAGGATTTACTCCGCACTCATCTGTACAGTCTAAGTTCAAACGTACTGTGGACATACTAGGGAGCTTAGTGGGGCTGTTAATCCTAGCTATCGTGTTTGTACCAATAGCGATCGCAATTAAGATTGACGATCCAGGTCCAATTTTCTTCACACAAGAAAGGTATGGACTTCAGGGAAATCCCTTTCGGATTCTAAAATTCCGGTCAATGGTTAATCATGCAGAGCAAATCAAATATCTGGTGAATAACGAGGCTGACGGACTAATCTTTAAAAACCAAAATGACTTTCGAGTGACGAAAGTAGGACGCTGGTTACGAAGCACGAGTTTAGATGAACTGCCTCAGTTTTGGAATGTCCTAGTCGGTGAAATGAGTTTGGTAGGAACTCGTCCGCCCACGTATGATGAAGTTATAAAATATACTCCATATCACTGGCAACGTTTAAATGTTAAGCCAGGGCTAACTGGTGAATGGCAAGTTAATGGTCGTTCTCAAGTCAAAGATTTTGAACAAATAGTTGATTTAGACTTGCAATACCAAAAAAATTGGCATCCACTCTATGACTTGATGTTAATTGGCAAAACTTTCTCTGTGATCTTTAGGCGAATAGGAGCTTGCTAA
- a CDS encoding ABC transporter ATP-binding protein, with amino-acid sequence MAESRRLAKLGAYLRPHWRETTLGILALLSVNALGVYIPWLIRSAVDQLSTSFNFNNILSYVVPIFLLSSAMWLIRVASRMWIFGVGRQVEFELKQRIFEHLLKLEPAYFATNTAGDLISRATSDVENVKRLVGFAVLSLANTVFAYLLTLPVMLTISVNLTLASLAVYPFMFWLVYLFSRRLRKEQAVVQEELSDISQLIQEDVGGMALIKIYAQEENERRAFAQKNQQLLAANLRLAKSRNILFPLIGGLANLSSLVIIWLGATQIATETLAVGDFLALLIYVERLVFPTALLGFTITAYQRGEVSIDRLESILSVTPKIQDEADTVHLPLPEVKGKLTAKNLTYTYPGAATSALKNINFTIFPGETVAIVGAIGSGKSTLANALPRLLDIAPGQLFLDSLDITKISVVDLRQAIAYVPQDSFLFSTTIKNNIRYGDPVSEAQDVEYVAKLAQIDAEISNFPNQYETIVGERGITLSGGQRQRTALARAMLVEAPILILDDALSSVDNQTATKILDNLASGSERKTVIFITHQLAAAAAADRILVMDKGQIVQIGKHLELLQTEGLYKTLWNQHQVEELLR; translated from the coding sequence ATGGCAGAATCTCGACGACTTGCTAAACTCGGTGCTTACTTACGTCCCCATTGGCGGGAAACGACATTAGGCATTCTCGCTTTATTATCTGTCAATGCGCTGGGTGTTTACATCCCCTGGTTGATTCGTTCAGCCGTTGACCAACTTTCGACCAGCTTTAATTTCAACAACATATTATCTTATGTAGTCCCGATTTTCTTACTCAGTTCAGCCATGTGGCTGATCCGCGTGGCTTCGCGGATGTGGATATTTGGAGTAGGAAGGCAGGTAGAATTTGAACTCAAGCAACGAATTTTTGAACATTTACTCAAGCTGGAGCCTGCTTATTTTGCCACTAACACTGCTGGAGATTTAATTAGTCGCGCTACCAGTGATGTGGAAAATGTCAAGAGGTTGGTGGGTTTTGCGGTACTGAGTTTGGCAAATACTGTGTTTGCCTATCTTCTGACGCTACCAGTCATGCTGACAATTAGTGTGAATCTCACCCTAGCTTCCTTGGCTGTTTACCCCTTTATGTTCTGGTTGGTATATCTGTTTAGCCGTCGCCTACGCAAAGAGCAAGCTGTAGTCCAAGAGGAACTATCTGACATCAGTCAACTTATTCAAGAAGATGTCGGCGGTATGGCGTTGATTAAAATCTACGCCCAAGAAGAAAATGAGCGTCGAGCTTTTGCTCAAAAGAATCAGCAGCTATTGGCGGCTAACTTACGACTAGCTAAAAGCCGAAATATCCTGTTTCCGTTAATCGGTGGTTTAGCTAATCTCAGTTCTCTGGTAATTATTTGGCTGGGGGCGACACAAATAGCGACTGAAACCCTAGCTGTAGGAGATTTTTTGGCGTTACTGATTTATGTAGAACGTCTAGTTTTTCCCACAGCCTTATTAGGCTTCACAATTACCGCTTATCAACGTGGTGAAGTGAGTATTGATCGTCTGGAGTCTATTCTTTCTGTAACACCGAAAATTCAAGACGAAGCCGACACTGTACATTTGCCTTTACCGGAAGTCAAAGGAAAACTCACAGCCAAAAATCTCACTTACACCTACCCTGGGGCGGCTACTTCGGCTTTAAAAAATATCAACTTTACTATTTTCCCTGGGGAAACAGTGGCTATTGTCGGGGCTATTGGTTCTGGTAAATCAACTTTAGCCAATGCGTTACCGCGTTTGTTAGATATTGCACCAGGGCAATTGTTTTTAGATAGTTTGGATATTACCAAGATATCAGTAGTAGATTTACGTCAAGCGATCGCCTACGTTCCTCAAGATAGCTTTTTGTTTAGCACCACAATTAAGAATAATATCCGCTACGGGGACCCAGTTAGTGAAGCCCAAGATGTAGAGTATGTTGCTAAATTAGCTCAAATTGATGCCGAAATTAGCAATTTCCCCAATCAATATGAAACTATTGTAGGCGAACGTGGGATCACTCTATCTGGTGGTCAACGACAACGTACCGCCTTGGCTAGGGCGATGCTAGTCGAAGCCCCAATATTAATTTTAGATGATGCCCTTTCCAGCGTAGATAATCAAACTGCCACAAAAATTCTCGATAATCTTGCTAGTGGTTCGGAACGGAAAACCGTAATTTTTATCACTCATCAACTAGCAGCTGCGGCTGCGGCTGACCGCATTTTGGTGATGGATAAAGGACAAATTGTTCAAATAGGCAAACACTTAGAATTATTGCAAACAGAGGGTCTTTACAAAACTTTGTGGAATCAGCATCAAGTTGAAGAATTACTGCGTTGA
- the galE gene encoding UDP-glucose 4-epimerase GalE: protein MSNGKPSILVTGGAGYIGSHTVLALKQAGYEVVILDNLVYGHQDLVEKVLQVELIVGDTGDRPLLDDLFKNRNITAVMHFSAYAYVGESVTDPAKYYRNNVVGTLTLLEAMLAASIHKFVFSSTCATYGVPEIVPIPENHPQNPINPYGATKLMVERILSDFDVAYGLKSVRFRYFNAAGAHPSGLLGEDHQPETHLIPLVLLTALGKRKSISIFGTDYPTPDGTCIRDYIHVNDLADAHVLGLKYLLEDGDSEVFNLGNGNGFSVREVIAAAAAVTGLTIPVEECDRRAGDPPSLIGSGEKARKVLNWQPQYPDIKDIVTHAWQWHQKRHL, encoded by the coding sequence ATGTCGAATGGAAAGCCCAGCATCTTAGTCACGGGGGGAGCTGGATATATTGGTTCTCATACTGTACTTGCTCTCAAGCAAGCGGGTTATGAAGTAGTCATACTGGATAATTTGGTCTATGGGCATCAAGACTTGGTAGAAAAGGTTTTGCAGGTAGAACTGATAGTAGGAGATACAGGCGATCGCCCTTTGTTGGATGACTTATTTAAAAACCGTAATATTACCGCAGTTATGCACTTTTCCGCCTATGCCTACGTAGGTGAATCAGTAACTGACCCGGCTAAATATTACCGTAACAATGTCGTGGGTACACTGACGCTGTTAGAAGCGATGCTAGCTGCATCTATTCATAAATTTGTTTTTTCTTCCACCTGTGCCACCTATGGAGTGCCAGAAATCGTACCAATTCCAGAAAACCATCCCCAAAACCCCATTAATCCCTATGGGGCTACCAAGCTGATGGTAGAGCGGATTTTGTCTGACTTTGATGTAGCTTACGGTTTGAAATCAGTACGTTTTCGCTACTTTAATGCAGCTGGCGCTCATCCCTCTGGCTTACTAGGCGAGGATCATCAACCAGAAACCCACTTAATCCCCTTAGTACTGCTCACAGCTTTAGGCAAAAGAAAATCTATTTCCATTTTTGGCACAGATTACCCGACCCCTGATGGTACTTGTATTCGCGATTATATTCACGTTAACGACTTAGCAGATGCCCATGTTCTGGGATTGAAATATCTCTTAGAAGATGGCGACAGCGAAGTTTTCAACTTAGGTAATGGTAATGGTTTCTCCGTCAGAGAAGTGATTGCCGCCGCCGCCGCCGTGACTGGACTAACCATACCAGTTGAAGAGTGCGATCGCCGCGCCGGTGATCCGCCATCTCTAATTGGTAGTGGAGAGAAAGCCAGAAAAGTCCTCAACTGGCAACCTCAATACCCAGACATCAAAGATATTGTTACCCATGCTTGGCAGTGGCATCAAAAGCGACACCTGTAA
- a CDS encoding sulfite exporter TauE/SafE family protein — MLDLSLITILGFLGSFGHCFGMCGPLSVAFSLSQPQTASPEEPQPRTIHKSWQQQLKFHILLNLGRMLSYSLVGAGIGALGSVLLQGGQFAGVGSDFRRWMAIITGLMLIWFGLGQVTPDLLPRIPVLHPLLKGRLHDRLSTGMVKLSYQSRWWTPMLLGMTWGLMPCGFLYAAQIKAAETGNLWMGAATMLAFGLGTLPTMLGVGVSTSLVNKDKRSQLFRLGGWVTLTIGVLTLLRTGDTMVDYSGHAALVCLILALIARPISRLWSSPLRYRRGLGVGAFVLAVVHTTHMIEHSLQWQFAAFFFLPPDFQWGMAAGAVALVLITPAAFTSFESVQKYLGKRWRQIHLWSVPALLLTVIHAVLIGSHYLGSLQSTWGNKLAVVLIVIVTFGVLLVRSPLFWSKLNIEKFYVPPTKSQ; from the coding sequence ATGCTAGATTTATCACTCATTACCATCCTGGGGTTCCTGGGCAGTTTTGGCCATTGCTTTGGGATGTGTGGCCCTCTAAGTGTCGCCTTTTCCCTTTCTCAACCACAAACAGCTTCCCCTGAAGAGCCACAACCTCGGACAATACACAAGTCATGGCAACAACAGTTAAAATTTCATATATTACTGAATCTGGGACGAATGTTGAGCTATTCTCTAGTGGGTGCTGGCATCGGGGCGCTGGGTTCAGTATTACTCCAAGGTGGTCAGTTTGCGGGTGTAGGCAGTGATTTCCGTCGCTGGATGGCAATTATTACAGGCTTAATGTTGATTTGGTTTGGGTTGGGGCAAGTAACACCCGATTTGCTGCCGCGAATTCCTGTATTACATCCTTTACTCAAAGGACGTTTACATGATCGTCTGAGTACAGGAATGGTGAAGCTTTCTTACCAAAGCAGATGGTGGACACCCATGCTTTTAGGCATGACTTGGGGTTTAATGCCCTGTGGTTTTTTATATGCTGCCCAAATTAAAGCTGCGGAAACAGGGAATTTATGGATGGGTGCAGCAACCATGCTGGCTTTTGGGCTAGGAACCTTACCCACGATGCTAGGTGTGGGTGTTTCTACTTCTTTGGTAAATAAAGATAAACGCAGTCAGTTATTTCGCTTGGGTGGCTGGGTAACGCTCACCATTGGTGTGCTGACTTTGCTGCGGACTGGCGACACAATGGTAGATTACAGTGGACACGCTGCATTAGTCTGCTTAATCTTGGCACTAATTGCCCGTCCCATTAGCCGTCTGTGGTCTTCACCCTTGCGTTACCGTCGAGGCTTGGGAGTGGGTGCTTTTGTCTTAGCCGTGGTTCATACCACCCACATGATCGAACATTCCTTACAGTGGCAATTTGCAGCTTTCTTCTTTTTACCGCCGGATTTTCAGTGGGGCATGGCTGCGGGTGCGGTAGCATTAGTCTTAATTACCCCCGCAGCTTTCACAAGTTTTGAGTCAGTGCAAAAATATTTAGGTAAGCGTTGGCGACAGATTCATTTATGGAGTGTCCCAGCTTTACTATTAACTGTGATTCATGCTGTATTGATTGGTTCCCATTACTTGGGTTCCTTGCAATCAACATGGGGAAATAAATTAGCGGTAGTGTTGATAGTAATTGTTACTTTCGGCGTGTTACTAGTGCGTTCACCTTTGTTTTGGTCAAAGTTAAATATAGAAAAGTTTTATGTACCCCCAACAAAATCGCAATAA